A single window of Vigna radiata var. radiata cultivar VC1973A chromosome 4, Vradiata_ver6, whole genome shotgun sequence DNA harbors:
- the LOC106759572 gene encoding pentatricopeptide repeat-containing protein At3g29290 isoform X2, whose translation MDMPLLLSFPFQFHTCLLKLSYSPFLSAPIRSKAYVQTRDRYLGIVFLSQQKYSIGSTGFHESPPKPRDSVHAVVDSGLWEQEEERVDDIVCERREIVDATSFLSKKELPPWGEVELEDGDVDIEGRGQFNTTIVSKDELCPWGEVELEEQEEDYDDGVDDDIIAVREEFGTSIVSKEGLHPELDDNNGNDKRMEGVNSYFVSNKELVPWAVVKDDEEDYGNNNGNDNAERRAHGGAYFVANKKLPTSTEADDGDDDFDYNNDDAVERITNGDTYFVAKKELPPWGGAQDDNVFSNNAERRANGDVYIGAKKELAPWGEADDGGHLYSRHVETTLSASEGTGLIMEQGAIFLEEMDENVLSNRIVVLSRTNKIRSAMEYFRSMELSGLSPNIHACNSLVSSLFRNGWYDDCLKVFNFTRAKGITTGHTYSLILMAHAKAHGCDSALRFFRELESECDVEKDFDAIVYNTMISICRNVDNWYEIEKLWKSMKENRCAGTCVTYRLLINSFVRCDQSDLAFYAYREMVQKGFEPDNNILNAIIGVCAKEGKWDAALSVFKTMLKGELKPNLVACNALINSLGRAGELKQAFQIYNTMKSLDLKPDAYTFNALLSSLNKANRHHKALELFEMIERDQTSQFNIHLYNTVLVSCSKLRLWERAIEILWQMEASGLSNLTMSYNLVIRTCELARKSSIALQVYKHMVHQKCSPNLFTYLSVVRCCVRGNLWENLEEILNNMPNATLYNAAIQGLCLRCNVNLANKVYTKMLESGLQPDVKTQVLMLRMIRKRK comes from the exons ATGGATATGCCCCTTTTGTTGAGTTTCCCGTTTCAGTTTCACACTTGTCTTCTCAAGCTTTCTTATTCTCCCTTTCTCAGTGCTCCTATTCGTTCCAAAGCTTATGTGCAAACGCGTGATAGATACCTTGGCATTGTTTTCTTGTCACAACAAAAATACTCAATTGGGTCGACAGGGTTTCATGAATCCCCTCCAAAGCCTAGGGACTCGGTTCATGCTGTTGTTGACTCTGGTTTGTGGGAGCAAGAAGAAGAAcgtgttgatgatattgtttgTGAGAGGAGAGAAATAGTTGATGCCACCTCTTTTTTGTCCAAGAAGGAATTGCCGCCTTGGGGAGAAGTAGAGCTGGAAGATGGTGATGTTGATATTGAAGGAAGAGGACAATTTAATACAACTATAGTGTCCAAGGATGAATTGTGTCCTTGGGGAGAAGTGGAACtggaagaacaagaagaagattaTGATGATGGTGTTGATGATGATATTATTGCAGTTAGAGAAGAGTTTGGTACATCTATAGTGTCCAAGGAGGGACTACATCCCGAATTGGATGATAATAATGGTAATGATAAAAGAATGGAAGGTGTTAATTCATATTTTGTGTCCAATAAGGAATTGGTTCCCTGGGCAGTAGTCAAAGATGATGAAGAGGATTACGGAAATAACAATGGTAATGACAATGCTGAGAGAAGAGCACATGGTGGTGCTTATTTTGTGGCCAATAAGAAATTGCCTACCTCGACAGAAGcagatgatggtgatgatgatttTGACTACAATAATGATGATGCCGTTGAAAGAATAACGAATGGGGATACATATTTTGTGGCCAAGAAGGAATTGCCTCCGTGGGGAGGAGCACAAGATGATAATGTTTTTAGCAACAATGCCGAAAGAAGAGCAAATGGAGATGTATATATTGGGGCGAAGAAGGAATTGGCTCCCTGGGGAGAAGCAGACGATGGTGGACACCTTTATTCTAGACATGTGGAAACTACTTTATCAGCTTCAGAGGGGACGGGACTAATAATGGAGCAAGGGGCAATTTTTCTTGAGGAGATGGATGAGAATGTGTTGTCTAACAGGATTGTGGTGCTTAGCAGAACTAACAAGATTAGAAGTGCAATGGAGTATTTCAGGTCTATGGAATTATCGGGTCTTTCTCCTAATATCCATGCTTGTAATTCTCTTGTTTCTAGCCTTTTCAGAAATGGATGGTATGATGATTGCTTGAAAGTGTTCAATTTTACAAGAGCAAAAGGGATAACTACCGGACATACTTATAGCTTGATTCTTATGGCACATGCAAAAGCTCATGGATGCGATTCAGCTCTTAGATTCTTCAGAGAACTGGAAAGTGAATGTGATGTGGAGAAGGATTTTGATGCAATTGTTTACAACACCATGATATCTATCTGCAGAAATGTTGACAATTGGTATGAAATAGAGAAGTTGTGGAAGAGTATGAAGGAAAATAGGTGTGCTGGAACCTGTGTGACGTATCGCCTATTGATCAATAGTTTTGTACGATGTGACCAAAGTGACCTTgctttttatgcttaccgtgaAATGGTTCAAAAGGGGTTTGAACCAGACAACAATATATTAAATGCTATCATCGGTGTGTGTGCTAAGGAGGGAAAATGGGATGCTGCATTAAGTGTCTTTAAGACAATGTTGAAGGGTGAACTTAAGCCAAACTTAGTTGCATGCAATGCATTAATTAACTCACTTGGCAGAGCAGGGGAACTCAAGCAAGCATTTCAGATCTACAACACAATGAAGTCATTGGACCTTAAACCAGATGCATATACATTCAATGCCCTACTAAGTTCACTAAACAAGGCTAATAGGCATCACAAAGCTCTTGAGCTTTTTGAGATGATTGAAAGAGATCAAACATCCCAATTCAATATTCATTTATACAATACTGTTTTAGTGTCTTGCTCAAAGCTTAGATTGTGGGAGAGAGCTATAGAAATTTTGTGGCAAATGGAAGCCTCTGGACTGTCTAATTTGACAATGTCATATAATCTTGTCATCAGGACCTGTGAGCTTGCAAGGAAGTCATCAATTGCACTGCAGGTTTACAAGCACATGGTTCACCAGAAGTGCAGTCCAAACTTGTTTACTTATTTGTCTGTAGTTAGATGCTGTGTTCGAGGAAATCTCTGGGAAAACTTGGAAGAAATCCTAAAT AACATGCCGAATGCCACTCTCTATAACGCTGCCATTCAAGGGCTGTGCTTACGCTGTAATGTTAACTTGGCAAATAAGGTCTACACAAAAATGCTAGAAAGTGGTCTTCAACCTGATGTCAAAACACAAGTACTTATGCTTCGTATGATAAGGAAAAGGAAGTAG
- the LOC106759572 gene encoding pentatricopeptide repeat-containing protein At3g29290 isoform X1 yields MDMPLLLSFPFQFHTCLLKLSYSPFLSAPIRSKAYVQTRDRYLGIVFLSQQKYSIGSTGFHESPPKPRDSVHAVVDSGLWEQEEERVDDIVCERREIVDATSFLSKKELPPWGEVELEDGDVDIEGRGQFNTTIVSKDELCPWGEVELEEQEEDYDDGVDDDIIAVREEFGTSIVSKEGLHPELDDNNGNDKRMEGVNSYFVSNKELVPWAVVKDDEEDYGNNNGNDNAERRAHGGAYFVANKKLPTSTEADDGDDDFDYNNDDAVERITNGDTYFVAKKELPPWGGAQDDNVFSNNAERRANGDVYIGAKKELAPWGEADDGGHLYSRHVETTLSASEGTGLIMEQGAIFLEEMDENVLSNRIVVLSRTNKIRSAMEYFRSMELSGLSPNIHACNSLVSSLFRNGWYDDCLKVFNFTRAKGITTGHTYSLILMAHAKAHGCDSALRFFRELESECDVEKDFDAIVYNTMISICRNVDNWYEIEKLWKSMKENRCAGTCVTYRLLINSFVRCDQSDLAFYAYREMVQKGFEPDNNILNAIIGVCAKEGKWDAALSVFKTMLKGELKPNLVACNALINSLGRAGELKQAFQIYNTMKSLDLKPDAYTFNALLSSLNKANRHHKALELFEMIERDQTSQFNIHLYNTVLVSCSKLRLWERAIEILWQMEASGLSNLTMSYNLVIRTCELARKSSIALQVYKHMVHQKCSPNLFTYLSVVRCCVRGNLWENLEEILNQNMPNATLYNAAIQGLCLRCNVNLANKVYTKMLESGLQPDVKTQVLMLRMIRKRK; encoded by the exons ATGGATATGCCCCTTTTGTTGAGTTTCCCGTTTCAGTTTCACACTTGTCTTCTCAAGCTTTCTTATTCTCCCTTTCTCAGTGCTCCTATTCGTTCCAAAGCTTATGTGCAAACGCGTGATAGATACCTTGGCATTGTTTTCTTGTCACAACAAAAATACTCAATTGGGTCGACAGGGTTTCATGAATCCCCTCCAAAGCCTAGGGACTCGGTTCATGCTGTTGTTGACTCTGGTTTGTGGGAGCAAGAAGAAGAAcgtgttgatgatattgtttgTGAGAGGAGAGAAATAGTTGATGCCACCTCTTTTTTGTCCAAGAAGGAATTGCCGCCTTGGGGAGAAGTAGAGCTGGAAGATGGTGATGTTGATATTGAAGGAAGAGGACAATTTAATACAACTATAGTGTCCAAGGATGAATTGTGTCCTTGGGGAGAAGTGGAACtggaagaacaagaagaagattaTGATGATGGTGTTGATGATGATATTATTGCAGTTAGAGAAGAGTTTGGTACATCTATAGTGTCCAAGGAGGGACTACATCCCGAATTGGATGATAATAATGGTAATGATAAAAGAATGGAAGGTGTTAATTCATATTTTGTGTCCAATAAGGAATTGGTTCCCTGGGCAGTAGTCAAAGATGATGAAGAGGATTACGGAAATAACAATGGTAATGACAATGCTGAGAGAAGAGCACATGGTGGTGCTTATTTTGTGGCCAATAAGAAATTGCCTACCTCGACAGAAGcagatgatggtgatgatgatttTGACTACAATAATGATGATGCCGTTGAAAGAATAACGAATGGGGATACATATTTTGTGGCCAAGAAGGAATTGCCTCCGTGGGGAGGAGCACAAGATGATAATGTTTTTAGCAACAATGCCGAAAGAAGAGCAAATGGAGATGTATATATTGGGGCGAAGAAGGAATTGGCTCCCTGGGGAGAAGCAGACGATGGTGGACACCTTTATTCTAGACATGTGGAAACTACTTTATCAGCTTCAGAGGGGACGGGACTAATAATGGAGCAAGGGGCAATTTTTCTTGAGGAGATGGATGAGAATGTGTTGTCTAACAGGATTGTGGTGCTTAGCAGAACTAACAAGATTAGAAGTGCAATGGAGTATTTCAGGTCTATGGAATTATCGGGTCTTTCTCCTAATATCCATGCTTGTAATTCTCTTGTTTCTAGCCTTTTCAGAAATGGATGGTATGATGATTGCTTGAAAGTGTTCAATTTTACAAGAGCAAAAGGGATAACTACCGGACATACTTATAGCTTGATTCTTATGGCACATGCAAAAGCTCATGGATGCGATTCAGCTCTTAGATTCTTCAGAGAACTGGAAAGTGAATGTGATGTGGAGAAGGATTTTGATGCAATTGTTTACAACACCATGATATCTATCTGCAGAAATGTTGACAATTGGTATGAAATAGAGAAGTTGTGGAAGAGTATGAAGGAAAATAGGTGTGCTGGAACCTGTGTGACGTATCGCCTATTGATCAATAGTTTTGTACGATGTGACCAAAGTGACCTTgctttttatgcttaccgtgaAATGGTTCAAAAGGGGTTTGAACCAGACAACAATATATTAAATGCTATCATCGGTGTGTGTGCTAAGGAGGGAAAATGGGATGCTGCATTAAGTGTCTTTAAGACAATGTTGAAGGGTGAACTTAAGCCAAACTTAGTTGCATGCAATGCATTAATTAACTCACTTGGCAGAGCAGGGGAACTCAAGCAAGCATTTCAGATCTACAACACAATGAAGTCATTGGACCTTAAACCAGATGCATATACATTCAATGCCCTACTAAGTTCACTAAACAAGGCTAATAGGCATCACAAAGCTCTTGAGCTTTTTGAGATGATTGAAAGAGATCAAACATCCCAATTCAATATTCATTTATACAATACTGTTTTAGTGTCTTGCTCAAAGCTTAGATTGTGGGAGAGAGCTATAGAAATTTTGTGGCAAATGGAAGCCTCTGGACTGTCTAATTTGACAATGTCATATAATCTTGTCATCAGGACCTGTGAGCTTGCAAGGAAGTCATCAATTGCACTGCAGGTTTACAAGCACATGGTTCACCAGAAGTGCAGTCCAAACTTGTTTACTTATTTGTCTGTAGTTAGATGCTGTGTTCGAGGAAATCTCTGGGAAAACTTGGAAGAAATCCTAAAT CAGAACATGCCGAATGCCACTCTCTATAACGCTGCCATTCAAGGGCTGTGCTTACGCTGTAATGTTAACTTGGCAAATAAGGTCTACACAAAAATGCTAGAAAGTGGTCTTCAACCTGATGTCAAAACACAAGTACTTATGCTTCGTATGATAAGGAAAAGGAAGTAG